The nucleotide sequence GCCGGGGCGGCCCCTCCACGTCCCGGCCCGCGCCCAAGGCCTCTGGGAGATGGCGCTCGCCACCCCGGTCGTGCTTTGGGGGGGCTGGCCTTTCTTCCTGCGAATGTGGGCCTCCCTTCTCCACCGCCGCCCCAACATGTTCACTCTCATCGGCCTGGGTACCGGCGCCGCCTACCTCTACAGCCTGGCCGCCACGCTCTTCCCCTCCGCCTTTCCCGCTTCCTTCCGCGGCCACGGTGGTCAGATCGACCGCTATTTCGAGGCTGCGAGCGTGGTCGTGGTTCTCGTGCTCCTGGGCCAGGTCCTGGAGCTCCGGGCCCGCTCCCGAACGAGCGGTGCGATCCGGGCCTTGCTGAGCCTCGCGCCGCGGACCGCGCGGCGCCTGGAGGAGGACGGGACCGAAGCCGACATTCCGCTCGAGGAGGTGCAGCCCGGGGACCGCCTCCGCGTCCGGCCCGGGGAGAGGATCCCCGTGGACGGGGCCGTCCGGGAAGGCACAAGCGCCGTCGACGAGTCGATGATCACGGGCGAATCGATCCCGGTCGAGAAGACTCCGGGGGGGCGCGTGACCGCAGGCACCGTGAACGGGAACGGAACGCTCTTGATGCGCGCGGAGCGCGTGGGCAGCGAGACCCTCTTGGCCCAGATCGTGCGGATGGTGGGCGAGGCCCAGCGCAGCCGCGCCCCCATCCAGCGTTTGGCCGACGTGGTCTCCGGATACTTCGTGCCCGCGGTCGTGATCGCCTCCGCCCTCACGTTCGCGGTCTGGGCGGTCCTTGGGCCCGAGCCCCGCCTCGGCCACGCCCTCCTGGCCGCGGTGGCGGTGCTCATCGTGGCCTGCCCCTGCGCCCTCGGGCTCGCCACTCCCATGTCCATCATGGTGGGCGTGGGGCGGGGAGCGAGGGCGGGCGTGCTGATCCGGGACGCGGCCGCCCTGGAGACGTTGGAGAAGGTGGACACCCTGGTCATCGACAAGACGGGCACCCTGACCGAGGGCAGGCCCCGCCTGGTCACGGTGGAGGGAGCGGAGGAGGCCGAGCTCCTGGGCCTCGCGGCCAGCCTGGAGCGGGGGAGCGAGCATCCCCTCGCGGCGGCGGTTCTGGCCCGCGCGCAGGCCAGGGGGCTCCTGCTCCGCCCGGTCACCGGCTTCAAGGCGCGAACGGGGATGGGGGTGACGGGCCGGGTCGGGGGTCGCACCGTCGCCCTCGGCAGCCAGGCTCTCCTGGAGGAGCTCGGCGCCCCGCCGGGGCCGCTCGCGGAGCGGGCGGAGACCCTCCGCCGGGAGGGACAGACCGTGGTCTTTCTGGCCGTGGACGGCCGGGCCGTCGGCCTCCTCGGGGCCACCGACCCCATCAAGCCATCGACCCCGGAGGCCCTGCGCTTGCTCCGGGAGTTGGGCCTCAAGGTCGTGATGCTGACCGGCGACAGCGCGACCACCGCGGCCGCGGTGGCCCGCGAGCTGGGCCTCGACGGCTTCGAGGCCGAGGTGCGGCCGGAGCGCAAGGCGGAGGTGGTGAAGCAACTGCAGGCTCGGGGCCACGTGGTGGCCATGGCGGGGGACGGCATCAACGACGCCCCCGCCCTCGCCCAGGCCCAGGTCGGGATCGCCATGGGCACCGGTACCGACGTGGCCATGGAGAGCGCGGGAGTGACCCTGGTGAAGGGAGACCTGCGGGGCATCGCCCGCGCCATCCGGCTCTCCCGGGCCACGATGCGCAACGTCCGTCAGAACCTCTTTTTTGCCTTCGTGTACAACGCGCTCGGCGTACCCATCGCGGCGGGCGCGCTCTATCCCGTCTTCGGCCTGCTTCTTTCGCCCATGGTCGCCGCGGCCGCCATGAGCTTCAGCTCCGTGTCCGTCATCACGAATGCACTCCGCCTCCGCAAGGTCCTGCTTTGAAGCCGTCCCGCGGGACGCCGCCCCGTCCCTCCTCCGTGCCCTCCAAGAACGGCGGCCCGGCGGCGGGGAGCGGCGCTTGACGTGGAGAGGGCCCCGTGGTCCGATGGCGTGGAGATGGCATTCCGCTCGACACCCCTCGATCGCCTGACCACCGTGGCCCTCGGCCTGACCTTCCTGATCTCCTTCGTCCTCCCGTGCCTCTGCCCCGCCGAGGCGAAGGCGGGTCACCTTCATTGCGAGGGGAGTGAAGGCCCCGCGGTAGCGGACAGCTCCTGCTGTTGCGGAGGGGCTCTTCCCGTGGCCGCGGAGGCGACCGCGAAGCTCGTCCCGACGACGCCCGGCGCGCCAAGCGCGGTCGTCGCGTTGCCTCTTTCCTTCCCAACCCTCAGCCGAATTGCCGCCGTTCCCGCGGGCCGACCACCCGACGGCCCCCGCGCCCTTCTCGTTCTCAGGATCTGATCCTCTGCTAGACGTCCGGCCGGGAGTGCCGGAGCACTCCCCGGGTCCGGTTACGCCGCTCTCTCTTTCTTGCCCAGGCCGGCCGAGAGATCACGGTGATCTGTCGTCTTTGAAGCGAGGTTCAGATGAAGATCAAGCCGTTCGCTCCCCTGGGGGCGCTCCTGCTCACGGCGTGCGCGGCGACCATTCCGCCTCCCCGGTTCTCCGCCCTCGACCC is from Vicinamibacteria bacterium and encodes:
- a CDS encoding heavy metal translocating P-type ATPase, giving the protein MNPSPPGTETDPVCGMQVDPARAAGRHALAGRTYYFCNPHCLERFRTNPESYLRSAAPAPPNSAPGDYVCPMHPEVVRSEPGSCPICGMALEPRTPPAVEERNPELEDMTRRFWASLVLTVPVFLLAMTDMLPGRPLHVPARAQGLWEMALATPVVLWGGWPFFLRMWASLLHRRPNMFTLIGLGTGAAYLYSLAATLFPSAFPASFRGHGGQIDRYFEAASVVVVLVLLGQVLELRARSRTSGAIRALLSLAPRTARRLEEDGTEADIPLEEVQPGDRLRVRPGERIPVDGAVREGTSAVDESMITGESIPVEKTPGGRVTAGTVNGNGTLLMRAERVGSETLLAQIVRMVGEAQRSRAPIQRLADVVSGYFVPAVVIASALTFAVWAVLGPEPRLGHALLAAVAVLIVACPCALGLATPMSIMVGVGRGARAGVLIRDAAALETLEKVDTLVIDKTGTLTEGRPRLVTVEGAEEAELLGLAASLERGSEHPLAAAVLARAQARGLLLRPVTGFKARTGMGVTGRVGGRTVALGSQALLEELGAPPGPLAERAETLRREGQTVVFLAVDGRAVGLLGATDPIKPSTPEALRLLRELGLKVVMLTGDSATTAAAVARELGLDGFEAEVRPERKAEVVKQLQARGHVVAMAGDGINDAPALAQAQVGIAMGTGTDVAMESAGVTLVKGDLRGIARAIRLSRATMRNVRQNLFFAFVYNALGVPIAAGALYPVFGLLLSPMVAAAAMSFSSVSVITNALRLRKVLL